The following is a genomic window from Capnocytophaga stomatis.
CATTGGTGGTGGTCACAAGAAAAAGTATCGTATTGTTGATTTCAAACGAAACAAATTTGGTGTTGATGCTAAAGTAGTTTCTATCGAATACGATCCGAACAGAACGGCGTTTATTGCTTTGATTCAGTACACAGATGGGGAGAAACGTTACATTATCGCTCCTGCTGGTTTGAAGGTGGATCAAACAATTGTTTCAGGACAAGAGAATGTAGCTCCTGAGATTGGTAATGCAATGCCTCTATCGCAAATCCCGTTAGGAACAGTGATTTCTTGTATAGAATTGCGCCCAGGGCAAGGTGCTAATATTGCACGTTCTGCAGGAACTTTTGCTCAGTTGATGGCGAAAGATGGAAGATACGCAACAGTGAAGTTGCCTTCAGGAGAGACTCGTATGATTTTACTTACTTGTTTGGCTACAATTG
Proteins encoded in this region:
- the rplB gene encoding 50S ribosomal protein L2 — protein: MSVRKLKPITPGQRFRVVNDFDTITTDKPEKSLLAPLKKTGGRNNQGKMTMRYIGGGHKKKYRIVDFKRNKFGVDAKVVSIEYDPNRTAFIALIQYTDGEKRYIIAPAGLKVDQTIVSGQENVAPEIGNAMPLSQIPLGTVISCIELRPGQGANIARSAGTFAQLMAKDGRYATVKLPSGETRMILLTCLATIGAVSNSDHQLIVSGKAGRSRWLGRRPRTRPVVMNPVDHPMGGGEGRATGGHPRSRKGIPAKGYRTRSKTKASNKYIVERRKK